A stretch of Eleutherodactylus coqui strain aEleCoq1 chromosome 2, aEleCoq1.hap1, whole genome shotgun sequence DNA encodes these proteins:
- the QTRT1 gene encoding queuine tRNA-ribosyltransferase catalytic subunit 1, which translates to MAAPRGHALLHRVLAECPVTKARACELILPHGPVKTPVFMPVGTQGTMKGVTAEQLRGLGCEICLGNTYHLGMRPGPEIMKKANGLHGFMDWDRNLLTDSGGFQMVSLVKLSEVTEEGVHFTSPYDGKEILLTPEKSIEIQNALGSDIMMQLDDVVSSTIAGPRVEEAMYRSIRWLDRCITANQNPEKQNLFAIIQGGLNAELRKKCLDEMTKRDVPGFAIGGLSGGEEKDHFWRMVTLSTDHLPRDKPRYLMGVGYATDLVVCVALGCDMFDCVFPTRTARFGSALVPSGSLQIKSKQFAKDFQPIDKECKCPTCQRYSRAYLHALFKSDTAALHHVTIHNIAYQLTLMRSVQESILNGRFPQFVQDFMRTMYGTKDKYPRWAVDALQTVGISLE; encoded by the exons ATGGCGGCGCCCAGGGGACACGCGTTGCTGCACCGGGTGTTGGCGGAATGTCCGGTCACGAAAGCCCGAGCTTGCGAGCTGATCTTACCGCACGGGCCTGTGAAGACCCCTGTGTTTATGCCGGTGGGAACTCAGGGCACCATGAAGGGAGTGACGGCCGAGCAGCTGCGGGGCCTGGGCTGTGAGATCTGCCTGGGGAACACCTACCACCTGGGGATGAGGCCG GGTCCGGAAATAATGAAGAAGGCGAACGGCTTGCACGGCTTTATGGACTGGGATCGAAACCTGCTTACA GACAGCGGTGGCTTTCAGATGGTGTCTCTGGTGAAGCTGTCTGAGGTAACAGAAGAAGGAGTGCACTTCACCTCTCCGTACGATGGGAAGGAGATCCTCCTCACCCCGGAGAAATCTATTGAGATCCAGAATGCGCTGG GATCCGACATCATGATGCAGCTGGATGACGTGGTGAGCAGCACCATCGCAGGTCCTCGTGTGGAAGAAGCCATGTACAG ATCCATCCGCTGGTTAGATCGCTGCATCACCGCCAATCAGAACCCAGAGAAACAGAACCTGTTCGCCATCATTCAGGGAGGACTGAACGCTGAGCTGCGCAAGAAGTGTTTGGATG AGATGACCAAGCGAGATGTTCCTGGTTTTGCCATCGGCGGCCTGagtggaggagaggagaaggaccACTTTTGGCGGATGGTGACGCTCAGCACTGACCACTTACCCAGGGACAAGCCTCGCTACCTTATGGGAGTCGG ATACGCTACAGATCTGGTGGTCTGCGTTGCTCTTGGATGTGACATGTTTGATTGCGTGTTCCCCACCCGGACAGCC AGGTTCGGCTCGGCGCTGGTCCCATCGGGTTCTCTCCAGATCAAGAGCAAACAGTTTGCCAAAGACTTCCAGCCCATAGACAAGGAGTGTAAATGCCCCACATGTCAGAG ATATTCCCGCGCTTACCTCCATGCTCTATTTAAGAGCGACACAGCAGCGTTGCATCATGTGACCATCCATAATATTGCTTACCAG CTGACGCTGATGCGCTCGGTGCAGGAGAGCATTCTGAATGGACGATTCCCGCAGTTTGTGCAGGACTTCATGAGAACCATGTACGGCACCAAGGACAAGTACCCCCGGTGGGCCGTAGATGCCTTACAGACTGTCGGCATCAGCCTTGAGTGA